The window TTTCCACTTTCACAAAACTCTAGGGACGGACGATTTGCTTATCATGTTCAGTATTATGAGCTGAAGCAGATATTACAATGCGTATCTTCTCAATGTCGTTTCTTTCGAGCTATCAACCAGTCAAATCGATATTTACTTCAATTCgattggttttttatttttgcttctTCATTAGCGTTAAAACGTAAAAATGATATATTTTCGTTAGCTTTTTACCTAACAGCCGGAAGGTTAATACTTTTGCATCAATATAAATTTAGAAAtgataagtattttgaaatatttaagtatcttTCAAGGATATGCTAAACACTATATTCATTTAATACGTACTGTTATGATATTAGAAATGTACTAATAATGGATATTTGATACAGGCTATGATGATAGTGCGTGGACTATTGAACCTGGCTGTGCAGCCAGTACAATCTCAGATGCAGAGAATGATTCAAGTAAGATATATCCTTAATTCGTGAGTTTTTCAAGTTATAGAGTTACAAACTGaacatagttttttttttcaatcactattttcctgaaattgatttttaatattgtatgaataaaaagtattattttatgaataggCAGTGGTAGCAGCTCCAACGCCCCCACtgcaaggaaaataaggaagagGCAACCATTTCTCCAAGTTTGGCTAGAGGACCCACACTTCAAACCGTGGCTTCAGCAAGCTGATGACCCGCACAAGGGGAAGTGCACAGTTTGCTGCAGATACGTTGTGGCTGGCAAAAGTCACCTACAAAAACATGCAACCAGCAAAGTGCATAACATGAACATGCAACACAGGGAAGGACCACTAGCAAGCACAGTTCAACCAACAAGGAATTTTTCAGAGAATGTAAAGGTGGCAGAAATAAGGTTTTGCATAGACATGATAGAACACAATCGATCCTTTAACTCATTCAAACAGTTCGTTCAAATGCCGCAAACGCCGCCGCTAGACGCAAATATAGTTGAACGCATATCTCTTAAAAGAAGTAAAATCACAGCAATTGTGCaaaatgttataaataaatcCATCGTTTTAGAAAGAACCGAAATATTGCATGgcaaattattttctgttttgATAGAGGAAACCACAGACGTATCTGATAGGAAAATTTTATGGTTCCTAATTCGATATTTCCACAAAGAACagacatatacatatttattagatTTAATTAGAATTAAAGAATGTACAGCAGAAAATCTGTACAAGTGTTTTCTAAATACGttaaagaaatataatttgCCTGTCAGCAATATCGTTGGTGTGTGCGCTGACAACACGAATGTAATGCTTGGAAGAGAGAATTCATTAATTTCTCGTTTATTAGCAGACAATGAAGAAATTTCTGTCTTCTCATGCATTTGCCATTACATGGATTTGGTTGCATCCGAGGCGTGCAAACACTTGCCATCGCACGTAGAGGATTTTTTGCATTCGATTCTTACGTACTTCGTCCGAAGTCCTATTCAGCAGAGCCTTTCAGAAAGTATGCAAGACTTTATAAACTTTGCAAACCAAAAAGTTCTACACCCATCAAGAGCAAGGTGGCTAGGACTATCCGAATCTGCGGAAAGAGTTTTAAATCAGTGGCCAGATTTATTTGCTGTCCTTGCGCAGGTAGTAACAGAAGGAAAGTCCAAAGTTGCAAGCAaaatattacgaaattttaattgCCCATATACTAAAGCATATGTGCAATTTATAAATTACGTACTAAACATATTTACTGGGATCAACAGACTCTTTCAGAGCTCGAAAGTCCTAATTCATTGCCTGCTCCCTGAAAGTTTGAGGTTGGTAAGATTATTGGGAGGTAATTTTATAAAGTCCGAATATATTACGGCACCCAACATACACGAAATAGACGTGTACAATGAAGCAAATTTACTGCCAATGCGGACAATTTATATCGGAGCGGAAGCTATGGCGAcgattaataaaattacaaatagTAAATTACAAGATGAGAAAcaaattatacaattttatacaaatataaaaaatttttatcaatCCGCTttcaaaaatattgttaaaagattGCCGTTTAACGAACCATTTTTAAATTCACTAGAATTTTTAAGCCCGCACATAGCTTTAGATATTACTAGTCATCAGAATGACCaattaaattgtattttaagcaaatttaaatctaaatttaattgtaacGATGTATTAAATGAGTGGCGTTTATTACCCTTTTATTTTTCACTCGAGGAAAAAGCAAGTTTAAAAATACTCGATATACCCGAATTCTGGTCTCAAATTAGCAACACCAACGATATTTCCGGgaaatatatgtttaaaaacatatCGAAACTAGCACGGTTGTGCTTATCGCTGCCTCATACGAACGCTGATGTTGATCGATTTTTATCCATTGTCacagaaataaaaacaaaagagagaaataaattgaagccaCAAACGGTTGCTGCACTAACCAGGATCAAATTAGATTTAACCGATAAGAATGTAAACTCCTTCGATTACAAAATTACTGATAACAtgctaaatttatttaatagcaGCATGTATGGGAGAGAACGTATACCAGAAGAACTTGCTGGGATTTTATTGTCGGATGAGGCAGATGAAAGTGATAACGAGACTAGCGATAATTAGAAAATTTGATATTGATAAATGTATATAttgtagtttttaaaaaatatatatgttccTGTTTATATGTACATTATACACTTTCACTGTAATATTATGTTTTGTACtttaagttttatattttatgtatatattttgtaatttaatttatctataatttatgtatattttgtaaatattacatAGAGAAATACGTTTATACGTAACATCCGTTATACATATATAACG is drawn from Andrena cerasifolii isolate SP2316 chromosome 8, iyAndCera1_principal, whole genome shotgun sequence and contains these coding sequences:
- the LOC143371905 gene encoding uncharacterized protein LOC143371905 isoform X1, which encodes MSGPKKCEVKGCESGNKLLRAFPDIVKDRERCLKWIAACGNPLLMHQSLCNRKICDAHFLGIYKLQKNLCKTAVPTLLLPGFNTVQQAAEHMEVHTGFNTVQQAAECMEVHTDTEYAVAGTSGLSLGTRKASVLKLFRTNRKSSLSPEEVRQYNVIVSLMKTRRQMRKRHIECNDTSAIGPSSPVITSSNIKIETCDDNGWNGGPIIADITSLNVKMESSDDASVAGPGSPVITSSTVKIESCYDDSAWTIEPGCAASTISDAENDSSSGSSSNAPTARKIRKRQPFLQVWLEDPHFKPWLQQADDPHKGKCTVCCRYVVAGKSHLQKHATSKVHNMNMQHREGPLASTVQPTRNFSENVKVAEIRFCIDMIEHNRSFNSFKQFVQMPQTPPLDANIVERISLKRSKITAIVQNVINKSIVLERTEILHGKLFSVLIEETTDVSDRKILWFLIRYFHKEQTYTYLLDLIRIKECTAENLYKCFLNTLKKYNLPVSNIVGVCADNTNVMLGRENSLISRLLADNEEISVFSCICHYMDLVASEACKHLPSHVEDFLHSILTYFVRSPIQQSLSESMQDFINFANQKVLHPSRARWLGLSESAERVLNQWPDLFAVLAQVVTEGKSKVASKILRNFNCPYTKAYVQFINYVLNIFTGINRLFQSSKVLIHCLLPESLRLVRLLGGNFIKSEYITAPNIHEIDVYNEANLLPMRTIYIGAEAMATINKITNSKLQDEKQIIQFYTNIKNFYQSAFKNIVKRLPFNEPFLNSLEFLSPHIALDITSHQNDQLNCILSKFKSKFNCNDVLNEWRLLPFYFSLEEKASLKILDIPEFWSQISNTNDISGKYMFKNISKLARLCLSLPHTNADVDRFLSIVTEIKTKERNKLKPQTVAALTRIKLDLTDKNVNSFDYKITDNMLNLFNSSMYGRERIPEELAGILLSDEADESDNETSDN
- the LOC143371905 gene encoding protein FAM200B-like isoform X4, translating into MNKESSNDTSAIGPSSPVITSSNIKIETCDDNGWNGGPIIADITSLNVKMESSDDASVAGPGSPVITSSTVKIESCYDDSAWTIEPGCAASTISDAENDSSSGSSSNAPTARKIRKRQPFLQVWLEDPHFKPWLQQADDPHKGKCTVCCRYVVAGKSHLQKHATSKVHNMNMQHREGPLASTVQPTRNFSENVKVAEIRFCIDMIEHNRSFNSFKQFVQMPQTPPLDANIVERISLKRSKITAIVQNVINKSIVLERTEILHGKLFSVLIEETTDVSDRKILWFLIRYFHKEQTYTYLLDLIRIKECTAENLYKCFLNTLKKYNLPVSNIVGVCADNTNVMLGRENSLISRLLADNEEISVFSCICHYMDLVASEACKHLPSHVEDFLHSILTYFVRSPIQQSLSESMQDFINFANQKVLHPSRARWLGLSESAERVLNQWPDLFAVLAQVVTEGKSKVASKILRNFNCPYTKAYVQFINYVLNIFTGINRLFQSSKVLIHCLLPESLRLVRLLGGNFIKSEYITAPNIHEIDVYNEANLLPMRTIYIGAEAMATINKITNSKLQDEKQIIQFYTNIKNFYQSAFKNIVKRLPFNEPFLNSLEFLSPHIALDITSHQNDQLNCILSKFKSKFNCNDVLNEWRLLPFYFSLEEKASLKILDIPEFWSQISNTNDISGKYMFKNISKLARLCLSLPHTNADVDRFLSIVTEIKTKERNKLKPQTVAALTRIKLDLTDKNVNSFDYKITDNMLNLFNSSMYGRERIPEELAGILLSDEADESDNETSDN
- the LOC143371905 gene encoding uncharacterized protein LOC143371905 isoform X2; this translates as MSGPKKCEVKGCESGNKLLRAFPDIVKDRERCLKWIAACGNPLLMHQSLCNRKICDAHFLGIYKLQKNLCKTAVPTLLLPGFNTVQQAAEHMEVHTGFNTVQQAAECMEVHTDTEYAVAGTSGLSLGTRKGNDTSAIGPSSPVITSSNIKIETCDDNGWNGGPIIADITSLNVKMESSDDASVAGPGSPVITSSTVKIESCYDDSAWTIEPGCAASTISDAENDSSSGSSSNAPTARKIRKRQPFLQVWLEDPHFKPWLQQADDPHKGKCTVCCRYVVAGKSHLQKHATSKVHNMNMQHREGPLASTVQPTRNFSENVKVAEIRFCIDMIEHNRSFNSFKQFVQMPQTPPLDANIVERISLKRSKITAIVQNVINKSIVLERTEILHGKLFSVLIEETTDVSDRKILWFLIRYFHKEQTYTYLLDLIRIKECTAENLYKCFLNTLKKYNLPVSNIVGVCADNTNVMLGRENSLISRLLADNEEISVFSCICHYMDLVASEACKHLPSHVEDFLHSILTYFVRSPIQQSLSESMQDFINFANQKVLHPSRARWLGLSESAERVLNQWPDLFAVLAQVVTEGKSKVASKILRNFNCPYTKAYVQFINYVLNIFTGINRLFQSSKVLIHCLLPESLRLVRLLGGNFIKSEYITAPNIHEIDVYNEANLLPMRTIYIGAEAMATINKITNSKLQDEKQIIQFYTNIKNFYQSAFKNIVKRLPFNEPFLNSLEFLSPHIALDITSHQNDQLNCILSKFKSKFNCNDVLNEWRLLPFYFSLEEKASLKILDIPEFWSQISNTNDISGKYMFKNISKLARLCLSLPHTNADVDRFLSIVTEIKTKERNKLKPQTVAALTRIKLDLTDKNVNSFDYKITDNMLNLFNSSMYGRERIPEELAGILLSDEADESDNETSDN
- the LOC143371905 gene encoding uncharacterized protein LOC143371905 isoform X3 — protein: MSGPKKCEVKGCESGNKLLRAFPDIVKDRERCLKWIAACGNPLLMHQSLCNRKICDAHFLGIYKLQKNLCKTAVPTLLLPGFNTVQQAAEHMEVHTGFNTVQQAAECMEVHTDTEYAVAGTSGLSLGTRKGDDNGWNGGPIIADITSLNVKMESSDDASVAGPGSPVITSSTVKIESCYDDSAWTIEPGCAASTISDAENDSSSGSSSNAPTARKIRKRQPFLQVWLEDPHFKPWLQQADDPHKGKCTVCCRYVVAGKSHLQKHATSKVHNMNMQHREGPLASTVQPTRNFSENVKVAEIRFCIDMIEHNRSFNSFKQFVQMPQTPPLDANIVERISLKRSKITAIVQNVINKSIVLERTEILHGKLFSVLIEETTDVSDRKILWFLIRYFHKEQTYTYLLDLIRIKECTAENLYKCFLNTLKKYNLPVSNIVGVCADNTNVMLGRENSLISRLLADNEEISVFSCICHYMDLVASEACKHLPSHVEDFLHSILTYFVRSPIQQSLSESMQDFINFANQKVLHPSRARWLGLSESAERVLNQWPDLFAVLAQVVTEGKSKVASKILRNFNCPYTKAYVQFINYVLNIFTGINRLFQSSKVLIHCLLPESLRLVRLLGGNFIKSEYITAPNIHEIDVYNEANLLPMRTIYIGAEAMATINKITNSKLQDEKQIIQFYTNIKNFYQSAFKNIVKRLPFNEPFLNSLEFLSPHIALDITSHQNDQLNCILSKFKSKFNCNDVLNEWRLLPFYFSLEEKASLKILDIPEFWSQISNTNDISGKYMFKNISKLARLCLSLPHTNADVDRFLSIVTEIKTKERNKLKPQTVAALTRIKLDLTDKNVNSFDYKITDNMLNLFNSSMYGRERIPEELAGILLSDEADESDNETSDN